CTGCCCGACGGGGCGACGGTCACGGGGGCGCGGCTCACCGTGCGCTACAGCCTGGCCCCCAACGGCACCCCCTGGGTGGGCGGGGCGGGCCTGAACGCCGACCTGCGGCGCGGCTGCCTCGGCGCGGCCTGCACGCTGGGCACCGACGACTACGCGGGGGCGGTGACGGCGGCGGGCGCGGCGACCTTCGCGGCCCCGGCGGGCACGGGGGCGGGCACCGTCCTGACCGCCCCCCTGAACGCGGCGGGCCTGGGGGCGGTGAACCCCACCGGGCGCACGCAGGTGCGGCTGACCTTCGCGGGCGGCACGGCGGGCGGCAACGGGCGGAGCGACTACGTGACTCTGGGTGAGGGGGCGCAGGCTACGCTGGAGGTGACGTACCGCTAGGCTGCCGCACGTTCTTCAAGGGTGAGACGAGGGGGGGACGGCTGGGTGGGTCGGGTCCTCGCCGTCTCAGGCGGAGTCCGGCGAGAGGCCATCCCGTTCGCCATCAAGGAGGCCTTCCACTGGGTTCCCTCCCAAGCTCGCCCCCACAGACGGGCCGGTGTCACACTCAGGCCATGCTCCTCGTCGTCCATGCCGCGCTGACCTGGGTGCTGGTCGGGCTGATCCTGACCATTCAACTCGTCCACTACCCCCTGTTCGCCCGCGTCGGGGCCGCCGGGTACGCCGCGTACCAGCGGGGGCACGTCACGCGCATCACTTGGCTGGTCGCGCCCCTGATGCTGGCCGAACTCGTCACGGGCGTCGGGCTGGCGCTGCGTCCGCCGCCCTTCCTGTCCGCCGCGTCCGCCGGGGTGGGGCTGGCGCTCATCGTTCTGATCTGGCTCTCGACGGCCCTGGTGCAGTCGCCCGCGCACGGTCGCCTCACGGCGGGCTTCGATCCGGCCTGGCACGGGCGGCTGGTGGCGACGAACTGGTGGCGGACCCTGGCGTGGCTCACGCGCGGCGTCCTCGTCGGCTGGTGGCTGCTGCTGGCGGTGGCGTGAGCGTGCCGGGTGCGGCGGGGGGCGAGGCTGGACGGTGCCCGTCTCGCTCCCACAGAGGCTGACCGTCTGCAAGCGGCTTTCCAACCTGGGACGGCCTCCGCCCAATGGGAGCGGTCGCCCATGCCCCACGGAAGCTGACATGCGGTGGATGTGGGGCGGACGAAAGGCCGGTGCGACACCCCAGCCCCTACGCCAAGCCCCTACGCGCCCTGCGCCTGAACTGCGCGTCGTGGAGCTGGCGGTAGAGGCCGCCCTGCCGCCGCAGCGTCTCGTGGGTGCCCTGCTCGGCAATGGTGCCCCCGTCCACCACCACGATGCGGTCGGCCCCCTGGATGGTGGCGAGGCGGTGGGCGATCACGAGCGTCGTGCGGCCCCGCGCGAGTTCGGTGAGAGAAGCCTGGATGGCCCGCTCGGTCGCCGTGTCGAGCGCGGAGGTCGCCTCGTCCAGAATCAGGATGGGCGGGTTTTTCAGGAACATCCGGGCGATGGCGAGGCGCTGCTTTTGCCCGCCCGAGAGCTTGACGCCCCGCTCGCCGATGAGGGTGTCCAGCCCCTGCGGCAGCGCGGCGATCACGTCGCCGAGGCGGGCGCGGTGCGCGGCGTCGAGGATGTCGGCCTCGGTGGCGTCCAACCTGCCGTACGCGATGTTCTCGCGCAGGGTGCCGCCGAACAGGAACACGTCCTGCTGCACGATGCCGATCTGGGACCGCAGCGAGGCGAGCGTCAGGTCGCGCACGTCGTGGCCGTCCACGGTGATGCGCCCGCCCGTCACCTCGTAGAAGCGCGGCAGCAGCGAGCACAGGGTCGTCTTGCCCGCCCCCGACGGCCCCACGAAGGCGACCGTCTCCCCGGCCCGGAGGTCGAGGTCGATGCCCCGCAGCACCGGGCGGTCCGTCCCGTACCCGAAGGACACGTCCTCGTACCGGATGTCGCCGCGCAGGGGTGGTGCGGGCCGGGCGTGCGGCGCGTCCCGGATGTCCGGCGCGGTGCCCAGCAGCTCCATGTAGCGCCGGAAGCCCGCGATGCCTTTCGGGTACGTCTCGATCACCGAGTTGATCTTCTCGATGGGCCGGAAAAAGACGTTCACGAGCAGCAGGAAGCCCACGAAGCCGCCCGCCGTGAGGCTGCCCCCCAGCACGAAGTACGCCCCGGCGGTCATCACGACCATCTGGGTCAGCCGCATGGAGAGGTAGCTCAGGGCGTTCGTGGCCGCGATGATGCGGTAGGCCTCCAGCTTCGTGCGGCGGTACTGGCCGTTGTCGCGCGCGAACAGCGCCCGCTCGTGGTCCTCGTTGGCGAAGGCCTGCACCACCCGGATGCCGCCCACGTTCTCCTCGATACGGACGTTGAAGTTGCCCACCGAGTCGTAGAGCCTCCGCCAGTTCTGCGTCATGCGGTTGCCGTAGCGCCCCGTCAGCCACAGCACGAGCGGCACGATCAGGGCGGTGACGAGCGCGAGGTCCCGGTGGACGGAGAACATCAGCGCGAAGGCCCCCAGCAGCGTCATCACGGCGATGAAGAGGTCCTCCGGGCCGTGGTGGGCGACCTCCCCGATCTCCTCGAGGTCCTTCGTGAGCCGCCCGACGAGCTGCCCGGTCTTCACGTTGTCGAAGTAGTTGAACGACAGTTTCTGGAGGTGGTCGAAGGCCTTGCGGCGCATCTCGGTCTCGATGTTGATGCCGAGCATGTGGCCCCAGTACGTCACGACCGTCATCAGGCCGGTGTTCAGCACGTAGATGCCGAGCAGCCCCACGGCGGCGAGGATGATCGCGCCCCACTGACCGGACGGCAGCAGCCGGTCCACGAACGCCTGCACCGCCAGCGGGAACGCCAGTTCGAGCACGCCCGACAGCACCGCACAGCCGAAGTCGAGCACGAACAGACGCCGGTATGGGGCGTAATACGAGAAGAAGCGGGACAGCAGGGGGGCGGCGTTCATCGCCCCGCAGGGTAGCGACTTCCGCCGGTCCCACCGACCCCTCGTCCCACAAACTTGACTGAGTTGATCGGATTATCTAAGTTGGGCGGGTGAAACGATACTTCCTGCTCGCCGCCCTGATGCTGACTCCGGCGGCGCACGCGCAAACCCTGACCCTCAAGCACGACGAGGGCACGGCCACCGTCAAGCGCAATCCCCAGCGCATCGTCGTGCTGGACGAGCAGGCGCTGGAGTTCATCTACGCCCTGGGCCTGGGCGAGCGGGTGGTGGGCCTGGGCAGCGCGGTCATCGGGCCGACCCAGCTCACGGCGAGCGGCCTCATCAAGCCGGAGGTGCTGAAAACCGGCTACCTGTCGCGCGGCAAGCTGAACAACCCCCGCTTCGTCGGCAACTGGACCTCGCCCAATCTGGAGACCATCCTGACGCTGAAGCCCGACCTGATCCTGCGCTCGACCTGGGAGGGCAACCAGAATTACGACAAGCTCAGCCGCATCGCCCCCACGGTCGGCTACCGCGAGGACGCCTCCGGCTTCTGGCAGAAGAGCCTGCGTGACTTCGCCCGCCTCTTCGGACGGCAGGAGCAGGCCGAGCGCGTCATCAAGGCGGCGGCGGACACGAACCGCGCCAATGCCCGCAAACTGGCGGCGGCGGGAGTGTTCAGGAAGTACCCCAAAGTCGTGGTGGTCTCGCCCTTCACGGGGGGCAGCACCTGGGTCTACTCCACGGTCCGGCTCATCGAGGACCTGCGCGCGCTGGGCTTCAAGGACGGCCTAAAGGCCCCGACCACCACCCTGGGCGTCGGTGCCCAGATCAGCGACGAGGCGCTGCTGAACCTCGACAAGCAGACCCTCGTGGTGGTCATGCCGCCCTCCGGGCAGTACAACGGCGGCCCCGCCTTCCTGAACTCCCCGGTCGGGCAGCGCCTCCGGGAGCAGAGCGTGGTGTACACCCTGGAGGAGAACAGCCCGTGGGCGGGGCCAGTGGTGTCCGTCCGCAACAGCAACGACGTGACGCGGCTCATCCTGGAGAAGTTCCAGTGAACGTGAGCCGGGGACGGATGCCGTGAGCGCGGCGTCCACCCCCCGCCTCGCCCTCTGCTCGGACGTGTCGCGGGCGGCGGGCGAGGACCCCATCGGCACCGCGCCCCACTGGCGCGACCTCACGGTGCTGGAACTGGACGTGCCCGTGTGGGACAGCCTGCGTCAGGTGGACCGCTGGACGCCGGAGCAGAAGGAAGTCTTCGAGCAGCTCCGTGAGCGCGTGGAGGCAAGCGGCGCGGGCTTCGGCCTGCTGATGACGGCCCCGGCGGAGCGCGGCGGCCCGCTGCGGGTGCGTCACCTCATGCGCGGGCCGGGCGGCCTCACCCGCCGCGACTACCTCTCCGACCTGCCCCAGACCGAGTGGGCACGCGGCCTGCGCGACACGCTGCTGGAGCCGGGGAACCTGCGGGAGTGGGAGGAACAGCCCGTCACCCCCGGCCCCGATCTCCACGTCTGCACCCACGGGACGGTGGACGCGGCCTGCGGGCGGTACGGGGTGCCAGTATTTCAGGCCCTCCGGGCGGCGGGTTTGCGCGCGTGGCGCACCGCCCATTTTGGCGGCCACCGCTTCGCGGCCACGGCGGTGGAGCTGCCGAGCGGGCTGATGTGGGCGCACCTGACGCCGGAGCTGGCGGTGCGGGTCGTCCGCCGTGAGGTCCACCCCGCCGAGGTCGCCCGGAACCTGCGCGGCTTCGTAGGCCTCCCCCCACGCGCGCAGGTCCTCGACCGCGAGATGCTCGTCCGCCACGGCTGGGAATGGCTGGACGCCGAACGTACGGTGGAGGTGGACGGCACGCGGGTCACGCTGCGCTACCGTTTGAATGGCATTTCCGGTGTCGTCCGCGCGGACGTGGAGGACGCCCCGGCCCTGGAACTGCCCGGCTCCAGCCACAGCCCCAAGCTCACGACCGCCGCCCAGTATCGGGTGACGAACTTCAGCGACGGAGCGCCCCTCTGACCCGTCCGCTGTCCTTCCTGCTCGCGGTGGCCCTGCTCACCCTGGCCTTCGTCCTCTCGCTGGTCCTCGGCGCGAGCGACATTCCGCTGTCCAGGATCGCGCCCCTGCTCTTTCACCCCGACGATAGCACCGACAGCCTCGTGATCCACACGCTGCGGCTGCCGCGCACGCTCGTGGCGGCGCTGGCGGGGGCGGGGCTGGCCGTCTCGGGGACGCTGCTCCAGGGCGTGACCCGCAATCCTCTGGCTGACCCCGGCATCCTGGGGGTGGAGGCGGGGGGGGCGCTCGCCATCCTCGTCCTCGTCGTGTTCTTCCCGGCGGCCCCGGCGGCGCTGTTCGTGCCCGCCGCGTTCGTGGGGGGCGTGCTGGCGGCGTCGGTGGCCTACGGGGCGGCCCGGAGCGTGGGCCTCACCCCGCTGCGGCTGGCGCTGGCGGGCGTGGCGGTGGCGTACCTCGTCGGGGCGGCCACCCGCGCCCTGCAACTGCTGTTCGAGGAACGCGCGCAGGGGGCGCTCTTCGCCCTCGCCGGGTCGCTGGCGGGCCGCACGTGGGCGCAGGCGGCGCAGGTCGCCCCGTGGGTGATCGCGGGGGTCGTCCTCGCCCTCCTGCTCTCCCCACGTGTGAATCTGCTCGCGCTCGGGGAGGACGTGGCGCGCGGCCTCGGCGCGAGGACCGAGCGGGACAGCACCCTCGTCACCGTCCTCGGCGTCCTGCTCGCTGCCGCCGCCGTGAGCGTGGTCGGCCCGGTGGGCTTCGTCGGCCTCATCGTGCCACACACCGCCCGCGCCCTCGTCGGCCCGGACCACCGCCTCAGCCTGCCGCTCGCGGCGCTGCTCGGCGCGGCCTTCCTCATCGCCGCCGACCTCGCCGCCCGCCTTGTGGACCGCCCCGCCGAGACGCCCGTGGGCATCCTCGTCGCCGCCGCCGGAGCACCCTTCTTCGTGCTGCTGGCACGGCGGGTGGGGCGGGGGAGTGGATGAGTGAATGACTTCGTTCCTGCGGTTGCCAGGCCTGTTCACCCCCTCCCGGCCTCCCCCCTCAAGGGGGAGGAGAAAGAGATCGAAAGCAGAAACCTTATTTTCCCTCCCTCCTTGTGGGAGAGGGCCGGGGAGGGGGGCGACGTGACGACCCCAATTCCCACCTCATCACTCATCACTCACCCCTCATCACTTCCTGCCGAAAGGCCCTCCCCATGAACCGACACGCCCTCACCCCCAGATACACCACGCCCCGCGCCGTGGCGACCGGCGCGCTGCTCGCCGCCGTGACGCTCGTGCTGGGGGTGCTCGCGCTGGGGCTGGGGGCGGTGCAGACCCCCGCCGCCGATGTCGTGGCCGTCCTGCTGGGCCGGGGCGACGACCTGACGCGGCAACTCGTGTTGGAGCTGCGCGCCCCCCGCATCGCCGTGGCCCTGCTGTGCGGGGCGATGTTCGCCGCGTCGGGGACGATCATGCAGGGCGTGATCCGCAACCCGCTCGCCTCGCCGGACCTCATCGGGGTGGGGGCGGGGGCGGGGCTGGCAGCGACCCTGTTCCTGCTCGCGTGGCCGGGCGCACCTCCCGGCGGGCTGCCCTGGGCGGCGCTCGCGGGCGCGTGGGGGGGCTTCGGGCTGGTGCTGCTGCTCTCGCGGGAGTGGCGGGGCGGGGCGGGTCTGCATCCCGTCCGGCTCGCGCTCGTGGGGGTGGCGGTCGCCGCCGCGCTGGGGGCCGTCCAGCAACTCGTCCTCGTGCGGGCACCCGACGGTTTGGGAGCCGCCCTCTCCTTCCTGACCGGGACGGTCTACGGGGCCGACGCCGACCGGGTGGCGCGGGTGCTGCCCTGGGCGCTCGTGCTGCTGCCCGCCGCCCTGCTGGGGGTGCGGACGCTCGACGTGCTCAACCTCGGTGAAGACCTCGCCACCAGCCTCGGCACGCGGGTCAATGCCGCCCGGCTGCTGTGCCTCGCCGTCGGGGTGGCCCTCGCGGGCGCGGCGGTGACGGGCGCGGGTATCCTCGGCTTCGTCGGCCTCCTCGCCCCGCACCTTGCCCGGCTGCTCGTCGGGGCGCGGCACGCCCGGCTGCTGCCTGTGTCCATGCTGCTTGGGGCGCTGCTCGTCCTCGCGGCGGACACGCTGGGTCGCGCCCTCCTGCCGCCGCTGGAGGTGCCCGCCGGGATTTTCACGACGCTGGTGGGCGCACCGTATTTCCTGTACCTGCTGAGGCGGAGCGCGTGAGGGGGGCGGTCGGTGGTCAGCCGTCAGCGGTCAGCTTTCAGCCGTCAGGAAAAGAAGGGGGGTTGGCGGGTTCGCCGGTTGGGATGCAAGGCCCGTTCGCCCCCTCCCGGCCTCCCCCCTCAAGGGGGAGGGGCAAAAGCAAGAGCGCAAAAGCGTCGGCAATCGCCTTTCTATTCTCGCTGACCGCTGATGGCTGACGGCTGAAAGCTAATCTCTCCCCCTGACGACTCACCCCTCATGCCTACCCCCTTCCTCCCCGAGGCCCCCATGCACCCAGACGCCCCCCTCGCCACGCAGTCCCTCAAGCTCGCCTACGGGCAGACCGTCATCGTGCCCGACCTGAACCTGCGGGTGGCGGGCGGGCAGGTCACGAGCATCATCGGGCCGAACGGCTGCGGCAAGAGCACCCTGCTGCGGGCGCTGGCGCGGCTGCGGCCCACGTCGGGGGGGGAGGTCCAGCTCTACGGGCAGGCGCTCCACGCTCTGCCCGCGCGGGAGGTGGCGCGGCGGCTGGCGATCCTGCCCCAGGGGCCGACCGCGCCCGAGGGCCTGTCGGTGGAGGACCTCGTGTGGTTCGGGCGTCATCCCCACCAGGGCCGCTTCCCGATCCGGCGCGAGGAGGACCGGGGGGCCGTGAGTTGGGCGCTGGCGCAGACGGGGATGACGGTCTTCGCGGGCAGGCCGCTCGAAGCCCTCTCCGGCGGGCAGCGGCAGCGCGCGTGGATCGCCATGAGCCTCGCGCAACAGACCGACATCCTCCTGCTGGACGAGCCGACGACCTACCTCGACCTCTCGCACCAACTGGAGGTCCTCCAGCTCGCCGGACGCCTCAACCGCGAGGGGGGCAAGACGGTGGTGATGGTGCTGCACGACCTCAATCAGGCCGTGCGCTACAGCGATGAGATCGTCGCCATGCGCGGCGGCGAGGTCTACGCGCAGGGCCGCCCGGAGGACATCCTCACGCCCCGGCTCCTCGCGGACGTGTTCGGCCTCAAGGCGCACCTGCTCGCCGACCCCGACACGGGCCGCCCGCACATCATCCCCTACGCCCTGACGCGGTAGGGGGGACCCCCTCACGTCCGAAATCGCCCCCTTCGCGCTCCCGGAGAGTGGATTCGATCCGGTACTTTCCACACGGGGAGGGTGCGGTCATGCCTCCACTGGCCGGATAGAGCGAGGCGACCTCCCAGCGGACGTGGGGGCACGGGTGGAGGAGCTGAATGGGGGGGCGGGCGTGGTCACAGCGGGACCTTGACCCGGTGGTCGCCGCGCTGCTCGCCGAGCTGGACGAGGGGCGCTGGCAGATGTAGGACGAGTTTCCCTCAAGGTGTTCCTCACCCCCGGCGGGAGAGCGGCGCGCCGCGCGGATGAGAGAATCAGGCCCACCACCACGGAACGCCCCCACCCCAGCGAGGAGACGACATGACCGATGCCCCCTGGTCCCAGCCCCACCACGACGGCTCCGAACTGTACGTGCCCGACCCGACGCCCCCCCTCGGGGGGCAGACCGACGTGTTCCTGCGGGTGCCCCGAACTGGTGACGTGACGAGCGCCTGGGTGCGCGTCCTCGTGGACGGCGAGCCGGAACTCGTGCGGGCGACCGTGGACCGTCAGGACGAGCGCGACACCTGGCTGCGTGCCCGCCTTCAGGTCGGCAACCCGGTCGTGAGCTACCGCTGGCTGCTCGACGGCGGCGCGCACGGCTACCAGTGGCTCAATGGGACGGGCCTGCACCCCCACGACGTGGCCGACGCCGCCGACTTCCGCCTGAGCACCTATGAGCCGCCTGCCGACTGGGCCACGGGCACGATGTACCAGATTTTCCCCGACCGCTTCGCCAAATCCACGGACCGCCCGACGCCCGCGTGGGCGAGGGCCGCCGCCTGGAACGATCCCGTGATCGGCGAGGGTCCCGACACGCCGCGCCAACTGTACGGCGGGGACCTCGACGGCATCACCGCGCACCTCGACCACCTCGCGTCGCTGGGGGTGGGGACGCTCTACCTCACGCCCTTTTTCCCCGCCGAATCGAACCACCGCTACAACGCCTCGACCTTCGATCACGTGGACCCCCTCCTCGGCGGCGACGAGGCGATGGCCCGGCTCGCGGAGGCCGCCCACGCGCGCGGAATGCACCTGATGGGCGACCTCACCACCAACCACTGCGGGGACGCCCACGAGTGGTTTCAGGCCGCGCTCGCCGACCCCCACTCCCCGGAGGCGGGCTTTTTCTTCTTCACGGAGCACCCGCACCACTACGACGCGTGGTGGGGCCTGCGGGAGATGCCGATCTTCGACCACCGCAGCCCCGAACTGCGCCGCCGCCTCTACGACGGCCCGGACTCGGTGGTGGCCCGCTGGCTCGGCCCGCACGCGCTGGGCGCGTGGCGCATCGATGTCGCCAACATGACGGGCATCCACGGGGAGATCAATCTCGGCCACGAGGTCGCCACCACCATCCGCCGCACGATGGCGGGGGTGGTGAAGGCCTCATTCCTGCAAGCCGAATCCAATCACGACGCGAGCCGCGACCTCCTCGGCGACGGCTACCAGGGCACCATGAACTACGCGGCCTTCACCCGCCCGCTGTGGCAGTGGCTGCTGCCGCCCCAGCCCACGCCCTACACGCACGGCAAGTACCCCCTGCTCCCCAACCTGCCCGGCCCGGCGGTCGTCGGCGCGATGCGGGCGCTCTCCGGCGTGACCCCGTGGCAGGCCACCCTGCACGCCATGAACCTGATCGGCTCGCACGACACGCACCGGATCGCGTCCCTGCTCGGCGACGACCGTCTGGTGGACGTGGCCTTCGGGATGCTCGCCGCCTACCCCGGCGTCCCCATGCTGTACGCGGGCGACGAGATCGGGCTGAGGGCGATGGGGCCGGAGTACGCTCGCCTCCCGATGCCGTGGGCGCACCCGGAGCGGTGGCACCATCGGCGGCTGGCCCACACCCGCGCCCTCTTCACCACCCGCGCGGCGAGCGTGGCCCTGCGGCGCGGCGGCCTGCGCTGGCTCTCCGTCACGGACGACGCCCTCACCTTCCTGCGCGAGTCACCCGGCGAGACGATTCTCGTCCATGCCGCCCGCGCGTCCCACCCACCCGTCCGCCTTCCCGTGGCGGTCGTGGGGTCGGGGGTGGAGGGACTGGCGGGCACCGCCGACCTGCGCGCCGAGCGGAGCACCGTCACCCTGCCCGCCGAGGGTCCGGCCTTCGGGATGTGGCGACTGGCCGGGGGTTGAGAGCACTCCGCCCAGTCCCCAATCGCTCTCGTGCGGGGAGGAGAGGGCCGGGGCGCGGAGTTGGTCTTAACGTTAAGAGCACGCGCGTCCCCAGTCCGTGAGGGCCGGGGGAGAGACACGCCGAAGCAGCCGATCCCACCGACTCGCCCGTGGTGATCGCGCCTCTGGGCGGAGGTGTTCGGGTGGGTCGTCCGCCACCGGAACAAACAGGAGGCCCACCCTTCCCCGAACAGAAGCGCGGGGGAGGGTGGGCCTCGGGTTCACCCCGGAGGGAAGGTCAGCGCAGGCCGCCGCCCAGCACCGCCGCCAGCCGGGCCGTGCCCGCGCGCTGAAGGTCGTCGAGGGTGGTGATCGCCTCGCGCTGCATGGCCTTCCAGCGGTCCATGTCGCGGCCCTCCTTCCCGGTCTCGCGGACGACGGCGGAGGCGACGGTGAAGTGCGCCTCGGGCAGGCGGCCCAGCACTTCCGCCGCGCTGCGGTGCCGCGCGCCCAGCAGCGCGCCGAGCATCCCCACGCTGTTGCTGCGCTCCATCAGCTCGCGCTGGAAGGCGCGGTCCTTGATGGACGTGATCACGTCCCACGCCGCGTCCGCGAGCGCCGTGGTGGGCGAGGCCGGGCGGTGCGCCTCCACCGCGAGCGTGTCGCCGTGCCGCCAGGTGCGCGTCCACACGCCGCCGCGCTCCGGGGTCCAGTGGGTCTCGAAGTCGCGGGCGTCCTCCACGAGCACGCGCAGTTGCTGCGGCCCGCCCCTCAGGGTGACGCGGTGGCCGTCCTCCAGCACGCCCCACTCGCTCAGGCCCTCGGCCCCCAGCGCCCGCATCGTCGCGTACGTCGCGGCGACCGCGCTCGCCCCCTCCGAAACGCGGGCGCGCGGCGCGGCGTCCACGAGCAGCGCCACGTCCAGCCCCTCGCCCTCCCGCACGAGCTGGGCGTCGTGCCGCAGGTGGAGCAGCCCCAGCCCCCAGCGGTCGTGGGCGAGCCGCAGTTCGCGGGTGAGCTGTTCGTTCAGGGTTCCCTCGTCGGCCCCGCCGTCCCGGAGCGCCCGCACGTCGCTCTCCACGTCGGCGGTGGCGACGAGCGCGGCAAAGCGGGTCAGGGCGTCCTCCTGCGGCAGGGCGGCGTCGGTGGCGTCTTTCTTGCGGCTGGTCTTCGTCATGGGGTCATCCTCGTGGGGTTCTGGAATGCTTCGGCACCGGGTGATTCAGCGCCCATTATTCTGTTTCTAACATACTCCTGCCTCCTGAATTATGCCACGTCCCACCGGGAAAAGGGGTCCCGAGGGGGGCGCTCGTGATGGAGCAGGATCGTCACCCGGACGTATCTTCAAACGCGCCCAGGAATCTGCTCAGTCCATCATCTTCCAGGTAACCTGCATGTCTCGTGGTTTTCCTGCTCCTGTGCCCGGCCCATCCGCGCAGGATGTTCGGCTCTTCGTGAACAGTCCGTGAAAAAGGGGAGGCTCCGCCGTCCACACCCAGGCGTCATGTGCCGACAAAGGAGTGCCTGTGTCCCCAGCCTGTCGTTTCTGTCTTCCTGCCCTGAGCCTCGCCCTGACACTCGCCAGCCTCGCCAGCGCGCAGGGCACCGTGAAGGTCGGCATTCCGCACTTGCTGACGGGCACGAGGTCCATCTCGGAGATCACCGTGGCAAAGGCCGCGCAGCTCGCCGTGGACGAGATCAACGCGGCGGGCGGCGTGCTGGGGCGCAAGATCACGGTCGTCAAGGAGGACGGCACGTCGGACTGGCCCACCTTCGCCACGAAGGCCGGGAAGCTGCTCACCCCGGTGCAGTTCGAGGGCAACGAGTGCAGCCCCAACATCATCTACACGGGCGCGCAGCCCAACCAGCAGGCGCTCCCGGCGCTGGAGTGGGCGCTGAGCAAGGGCTACAAGAACATCTTCCTGCTGGGCAGCGACGACGTGTACCCGCGCACGGCGAACCTCATCCTCAAAAAGCACATCACCGACAAGGACGCGAAGGTCGCGGGCGAGGAGTACGTCGCCCTCGGCGGCACCGAGTTCAGCTCCGTCGTCAACAAGATCAAGGCCGTCAAACCGCAGGTCATCATCAGCACGCTGAACGGCGATTCCAACGTCTCGTTCTTCACGCAGTATCAGGCCGCCGGGTACTGCGCGAAGACGCTGCCCGTCATCTCCTTTTCCATCGCCGAGCAGGAGGCGCAGGCCATCGGCCCGGCCCTGCTGACGGGCCAGGACGCGACCTGGACCTACTTCCAGAGGCTCCCGAACGCCGCCAACCGGAAGTTCGTCGCCGCCTACAAGAAAAAGTACGGCCAGAACGCCGCGATCACCGACCCGATGGCGCACGCCTACATGGACGTGTACCTGTGGAAGGCCGCCCTGGAAAAGGCCAGGTCCTGCGACCCCGCCGCCGTCCGCAAGGCCATCGTGGGCGTGCGTTGAAATAGCCCCCCCTCGGCAAGATCACGGTCGCGCCCAACGGCAGTCTGACGCAGGCCGTCTACACCGGCCAGTCGGGCGTGGGCGGCCAGTTCAGGGTGATCGGCCAGAGCAGGGGCGTGGTGGCCCCGCAGCCCCACGACAAGCTGGCGTTTCCGGGGAAGACCTGCCCGTAAGGCGG
This genomic stretch from Deinococcus sp. YIM 134068 harbors:
- a CDS encoding glycoside hydrolase family 13 protein, with amino-acid sequence MTDAPWSQPHHDGSELYVPDPTPPLGGQTDVFLRVPRTGDVTSAWVRVLVDGEPELVRATVDRQDERDTWLRARLQVGNPVVSYRWLLDGGAHGYQWLNGTGLHPHDVADAADFRLSTYEPPADWATGTMYQIFPDRFAKSTDRPTPAWARAAAWNDPVIGEGPDTPRQLYGGDLDGITAHLDHLASLGVGTLYLTPFFPAESNHRYNASTFDHVDPLLGGDEAMARLAEAAHARGMHLMGDLTTNHCGDAHEWFQAALADPHSPEAGFFFFTEHPHHYDAWWGLREMPIFDHRSPELRRRLYDGPDSVVARWLGPHALGAWRIDVANMTGIHGEINLGHEVATTIRRTMAGVVKASFLQAESNHDASRDLLGDGYQGTMNYAAFTRPLWQWLLPPQPTPYTHGKYPLLPNLPGPAVVGAMRALSGVTPWQATLHAMNLIGSHDTHRIASLLGDDRLVDVAFGMLAAYPGVPMLYAGDEIGLRAMGPEYARLPMPWAHPERWHHRRLAHTRALFTTRAASVALRRGGLRWLSVTDDALTFLRESPGETILVHAARASHPPVRLPVAVVGSGVEGLAGTADLRAERSTVTLPAEGPAFGMWRLAGG
- a CDS encoding DNA repair protein translates to MTKTSRKKDATDAALPQEDALTRFAALVATADVESDVRALRDGGADEGTLNEQLTRELRLAHDRWGLGLLHLRHDAQLVREGEGLDVALLVDAAPRARVSEGASAVAATYATMRALGAEGLSEWGVLEDGHRVTLRGGPQQLRVLVEDARDFETHWTPERGGVWTRTWRHGDTLAVEAHRPASPTTALADAAWDVITSIKDRAFQRELMERSNSVGMLGALLGARHRSAAEVLGRLPEAHFTVASAVVRETGKEGRDMDRWKAMQREAITTLDDLQRAGTARLAAVLGGGLR
- a CDS encoding transporter substrate-binding protein, coding for MSPACRFCLPALSLALTLASLASAQGTVKVGIPHLLTGTRSISEITVAKAAQLAVDEINAAGGVLGRKITVVKEDGTSDWPTFATKAGKLLTPVQFEGNECSPNIIYTGAQPNQQALPALEWALSKGYKNIFLLGSDDVYPRTANLILKKHITDKDAKVAGEEYVALGGTEFSSVVNKIKAVKPQVIISTLNGDSNVSFFTQYQAAGYCAKTLPVISFSIAEQEAQAIGPALLTGQDATWTYFQRLPNAANRKFVAAYKKKYGQNAAITDPMAHAYMDVYLWKAALEKARSCDPAAVRKAIVGVR